In the Silene latifolia isolate original U9 population chromosome 1, ASM4854445v1, whole genome shotgun sequence genome, taagatgacatgataatctaggtagtacaaggggatatttatactagagattaggtacaaataTTAGGGTTACTAAGTGCTTAAATGACTactaagacccttaagaaaagttgaggaagtgctcctctccaaggagatgctcatctccattTTGATGGTCTCCAGAAGatctgctcgtcccgagcgtctaggcagcagggacggttggttctgcatggggatccgagcggattgtggggggggggggggggggacgctcggatcatttggcctcaagacgagcgtcttggtatcgggacgctcagattgtaGCAGGGGGACGCTCGTCTTGGGTAGGGAGACGCTCAGATTCCTTGTCAGtcgcttctcttcttttctttcctcaacaatcctggggatcttgttggagatgcaaggatcctttcatcattgcccaagatactttatttcctacatacgccttctagcattgtcttccctttcatgcttggtcattgaatttgatcaatttagctccattttgccatgaaaatgcatggtttgtactcctttcctaccaagggtacaaaacctcaaagaatatgcaaaacgggaaactaaGGTAGTAAATGAccaaattatgcactaaaaagcataggaacgagcctAATTttgggactaaatatgctcaaatatgagtcacatcaaatatcctcaatccgaacatttgctcgtcccgattaaagaggtgacaaaaagtAGGACCcgtattcaaactaacctactaataatatagccgatgtgagacaattaacgggtctcactccgccccttcaactcacaacaagacaaccatgaggtaggatgccttcttgcaaagcaaggtggggcttgccaaaatggcgatacatccaagcattaagcacacaaaacaagtaatggatgcatctacaaaaacgaATAGCCacattcctcatctaagtggcggaaattatctaaaggggaagaaatataagggtacacattccattatagatatggtttcttcaaattactaagcctagaaggataccaataaatcacctccaagttgtgtcaagctagggtacctttgtcctcaatcgttaaatgcttttgtcaagaatagactccctatggtgttagaaacactggaggatcaggGAATTCtccttctttttttttggtgaaatgtgagtcaTAATATTATATATCAAAAACAAAAAAGCATATACAAGGACCCTAAAAAAAAAGGCTCCCAAAATGCAACCAAACTATAGAAACTATTACAAGCCAAGATTACTAAGCATAGCTAGGCTAACTTGATCCATGTTTGGACCTGCTTTGAACTTGATACGtcttctagcttcttctttaatCTGTTTGGCAACAATTTCTGGTCTGGTAAGGAAGTTATTGATCCTTGCATTATTTCTCTGCAACCAGACATTGTAGTTGTAAGCATTCATTACCACTGCCATTATCTTCCACTGAACAGAACCTGTATTACCTGCTACCATGTCATTGACAGCAGGCATAGGTCTGCCAAGCCATTGTTCTAACTTACCTCTGATCTTGCGCCTATAAGCACAGTAGATAAAGAGGTGTTCCTTAGTTTCAGGCATGCTGTCACAGCAACAACAGTGATCATCATTGTTGCAACCAATTTTAAATAGTTTATCTTTGATGTTCAGTCCTTCTTGGAGAGTAATCCAGGTAATCAGTGAGTTCTTAGGAGTATTCCAGTTATTCCAGACGAGCTTAGCCCAATTCTGAGCAGGATGAGGCATGACCAGCTAGTCATATCCTCCTCTGATTAAATATCCACGAGTTTGAGGAGTCTAGGTATCATCAACATATCCATCTTTCAGTAATTCTTTTACTTTACACACATTTTTCCAGGACCAAGGGGCAGTTGCAGGAGGTTTATAGTTATGCCATTGCTGATGTTTGATGTAAATCTGATTTATCCATCTAATCCACAGTATGTCTGCTTTAGAATAGACCCAGTCCACCATTTTATCAAATGTGGCAACATTCCATAACTCAGCTTTCTTTATTCCCATACCACCGTCAGGTTTTGGCAGTGTAACCTTGTCCCAAGCAACCAAGGAAACTCTATAATATTCAGAGCTACCATCCCAGAGGTACTTTCTACAAATTGTTTCAATTCTCTTAATGACACTCTTTGGGATGATAAACATGGAAGCCCAGTAATTGTAGAGGGTATTAAGCACTGAATTTATGAGAGTAAGCCTACCAGCATATGAAAGTTTTTTGGCACCAAGGCTTCTAATTTTCCCAACCATTTTCTCTGTTAAACTGTTGCATTCCTTCTTTGTCAGTCTTCCAGCTTGAATGGGGACTCCCAAGTATCTAAAAGGCATCTGGCCCTCACATAAACCAGTGACCCTCTTGATATCCTCTTGCAGGACCTCATCAATACCATTAAAGAATATTTCTGATTTGGTGTTATTCATATTGAGACCAGTTGCTTCAGAAAAAGAGGAAAACGCTCTCATGAGAAGCAGGACAGAGTGAGCATTTCCTTTGCAGAATAATAgcagatcatctgcaaacatcaaatGTGTCAACTTGAGGGCCTTTCATAAAGGATGGTATTGGAATGGCCATTTCTCAGTAGCAAACTGATCAATCTTGTCAAATACTCCATGCACATGGTAAAGATCAAAGGAGATATAGGGTCTCCTTGTCTAAGACCTCGTCGCCCCTTGGAATTCCCCTTctttcctagacaagaagaagggtcgtcccctctctaccatgcacaaaagtggatacgatggaaaagggatcaatagaacttgagtttcatttgggactttgctttgttattgtttttccccccgatttcttgtggcattaacattttgagaacactttctttgccatttcttttgatgtttggcatttcaacacttgacaatttcaactttttgcatttctcttgaacattttcaaagtcaccccattgtaGGGAGGGttcttatttttgaagcataggagttttcatttttgttactcctcttctTTTGATGCAactgcaaactttttcttttcttttcattttttgaactcaaattttgaacaatttttgtgcccattccctttgatgacaaaatgtggtagaacatggatgatggttgcatggtttcaagggtcaccttggaataaacggtagccaaggagttatcacaccacaaggtacttttgacttggccttaatccatgggtcaaaggatactagcataacACATCcaagggtgttttacaagtattctaacaagcaaagtcttaagaagaaaaagtatctacaagggcctatatgcacttgtcaagcttcccaaatagatgttttcacaaaattttcctaaatgcaactatatgccatgatgtaactaacatttatacaacctaatgcatatgcttctatcaactagtatgccaaataatctaaatgcaatcctataagcaccttgtttataccgcatcaatcaaaataaagccacatagtcattaacataaagaggaaaaaggagattggaaaggtcataccatgcggtcgtcagtatcctcatgtctcggatgtggcgtagtcgatcaatgtgaaaaaggataaacaaacacaatatatacaagactacactacaaaggaaatgaacatgtttttggatttttgaatttttcaaatttttatggattttgttttaatgaaattaaaagacatatttttatatttttcaaaaaatttcaatttttatcattttttgtttaaaaattcATGTTGGAATTTCCCATCcctacactagtatgggcattgtcctcaatggccaatacaataggaaattatgcaatttatatgaaaatgcatgatttctaagctaaatgcaaactatatgacatataaacaagagtgaatgcaaactaagctatgctatatgatgcacgATTTTTTTGTTATGGTtcgagagcataatttagattagctcccaatgcatatgtataaacttccccaaaccaaaatagatactatttctaatgtcaaaaattgggggagttcatgcataaggatgttatgcatgaaactacaattgtcattttggattttgaatgtgggaataataaaagaaacacctcaatgTGACCGACGTGTGAGTCCTTTAAATGATGCTAGGACTCCATATTATGATCAAGATGCgaattatatgaaaaacaagagaaatagacaaaccttaaaggaggtgtaggaaactcacaaagtaatgtggcatcctcccaagagcttgctaatcctcaatcttcgcccatggcgtcatcactatcatctccatcatcatcaacctccatagatgtggagttatcatcacttgcacttgaacttccttcttcatcctcactaccctcttcttcttcttcttcttcttcattttcttcaccttcttgtgcaccactctcaacaacaaccatctcctcttcacccaagctaCCACCTCTAGAAGTACTAGGAAAGAAgatttccttatccgcccaactaggcaaaggacaagatggttcaagaagtccttgcctagcaagatgtaggagagTCGGATATTGTGCTTAATAAGCATCGACTCTatcctcataagcttgcttgtgcatttctttcatcaagagagtcaagtagtcattcctCGCCTTAGCATTTTCGGGTTGaaattcatggtaggtgaatgggtaaggtggggtgataatggaggaggagggctcggcaatgtgttccccttggtgttgtataatatacttggcttcctcggagagtgggagaaggtagtttggcCTATGAACATTTAATCGACAAATCTTGCttggcaatgtgaaggatttaacatcttttgttaaccacccaaatttgtcatcaagagtatcattcgtgacccatttgaatttttgaaccatggtggctagatctcccttaaccggtttataggtgctatccttgttgaagttccggttgaagtgttttgccaaataAGTTACCAAACATCCATTAACAACAAAGGCAGTGACTTCTTTGCCACGATCGACTTTGAGCCACCTCTCAATCaaaagttgaagaatgttgtactttttggtgaactctcttccaatgttcaaggtcgACACGAGATAAATAAAGTCAAGTTCGGTGAAATGGTTCGTTCCCTTCCTAGCAATCAAATtatgcccaacaaccttgtgccatactcttatgcccggatgatggacaaaaagagcacgacaatcatggtaaGATGTAAAGTCTCTCCCGGTAATAGCCTTACATAAGGGAGCGGGATCATACTTGGTAGGTTTCTTCGTGTAAGTCGGGCCATTGCTAAGGCCAAAAATTTCACCAAGCTCGCGAAAAAACAATTTTCTATCAATATTCTCGAGCCGGAATTCAATATTTGTTCGGGTCTCCACCTTGGTAACTTTCAAAGAGCTTAAGAATTCTAAGGTGAGGGATGAGTAAGTCAACTCTTGCATATCAAACAAATTACtcaatcccatggactcgaaaaaggtcttggtttgttctaagacacccaattttgacaaggtctcttggcatatgaatttggtgggtaaaatGGATTTCTTAGCAAGGGAAACAAATTTCTTcttatgagagtcggaagtgaaaattacctccggatagtcatatagttgttcaacaaccggagtagaagtagtagcttccataggaggaatAGACTCTTGAATTTCCATCCTTGCATTTTGAACTACCAATGCCTTAGATGCTTGAagagcttgaagagcttgttgtcttttgaAAAGGTTTTTCTTTGGGGGCGCCTTGCTTccgccttttgttcttgccatgttctcctttatgtagtaacaccaaagataagcttgatttcttcaaattccaataagacccaaatcgatttaggatagttgaattttgccttgtatcctaaaaatcgattcaaaattcgaagattttggtgttttaattgcttgttgttgacaaaggagtgatttgtttgagttttgagggagtttggaattaatttgggtgaatttggttgagaaatttgatttttgtggatagagggattgagggttttggagatgtgtttgtgttgtgaatgagtaaaatgaattGGGGAAGGTGGGGTTTTAATCCGTTGGTTTTGAATTTCAGAGGGGCGACGAGCGGATTCTCcactggacgctcggattctggacgTTCTGGGACAAGCGTCTTCTGAGAAAGAGGAGCGTCTTTTgaaggaagacgagcggatttatgtgaagacgctcggattccttgtcagggagaaatcccaaatTTTTCCAGtagtaggacgagcggattctttgtgggacgagcgtcctaactgagacgagcggattctctatggggatgctcggattctcagtcaataaaaaaatttctttttccatctctctcaggacgagcgtcttctcaacAGGATGCTCGGATtatcttcaggacgagcggattcccgttGGGCTGCTCGGATCTTCCCCTTACCACAcgaattcagttccatccgtgggtatttcataacccgtgtcatttactcttcattcctttggtcttcattgtgggggcactacgaaagcttggatagcctaggcaattactatccccacactatgtcaaaacactacacatcaataatcacataagtccctccctcactttctctcaaaatgatgaaaatcttgatcaaggcataaaaatataaatccaatattgaaaaaaatgcaatacaataagtaaaatgcaagttaaggggttagaatatttacaaatggtggtttagggaggactccaccaaactctcatccataaatgagatgtcaaggggacatagccaaggtgttgttgatgttgctcaacaccttgaagaagtagtcgaaagcttgttcattgtcatgataaagatcttcaatagaccttttcACTTGTTGCTCTTCAttgtggtcttgggtcatagcattaccaatataaggattgaataacccttcaaactcatcatcccaaagaccgcatacttcgtccacttgttccccaatagtatcatgagttAATGAGAACAACTCTTCTttcttcttgtcattatggccaatgaggccttcttctttacttgtcatgggtgagcttttcaagctctcattcttgttgaaacattcttgctctttggatggagcatcttaGAGATTACCTAttttcttctcccatatgggtggtgattctttacccatagcttattctttgcattgagatgccaacttcttcctatcactttctcggctataattaTCAACCATGAAACACGGCTCatgtaatcggggagctctcattgtcttgtcaagattaaaagtgattgtttcatctcccacttcaagggtgagttctccatgtttcacgtcaatcacTGCTCCTGCGGTGTGTACGaagggtcttcctaaaatgataggaatattggaatcttcttccatatcaacaataacaaatttcatcgggatgaagaacttgccaattcttaccggcacatcttcccatacccctaaaggtgtcttcgttgatcgatccgctatttgaagcgtgatattagtgcacttaagctctcccattcctaaccttttgcacaccgaatatggcatgacactcacacttgctccaaggtcacatagagctttatTGATTGTGTTGTCGTCAATGGTACATagaatagagaagcttcccggatcctttagttttggaggtgaacttccttgtaggatggcactactcaccttagtgaaagcaatagtctcaactttccggatggatttcttctttctaagaatatctttcatgtatttcgcataggccggaacgtgattgattaattccgtaaacgGAATTGAAACTTCCAAGTTCTTGacaatctccataaacttcccaagttgttcatcaaacttaggcttagcttgacgacttggaaatggaagccgAATCACAATAGGATCTTTTTCTTTAGCCTTGTCTTCATTCTCCTTtcaaacttcttgaatggtggtgggctcttcttctttcttagagtctttaacaactctttccttgtcactagcattcacaacatcttcatcaacgggcctcttcggcccttcataccttgtaccactcctcaaacgGATGGCACCCACCGATTCTTGTCttaggggattaccttgaggtggtattTGCCCCTTTTttctttgtgaacttgaagatgccaACTGAGACAattgggtctccaacatctttgtgtgagctagtatgttgttaatggtgatgtcttttgcttggctatccttttgcatttgagtgaaaaattcttgttggttcttttgcatttggaggaccgctttttgaacattaaaaccttggtcatttatttgattgtatggagtttggttttgataaccttggttttgatggAAAAAGGGTCTTtaagcttggtttctcattggaggtggggtgtatgttgtttgagggttttgaacattttggcatTTGTATGAGAGGTCGGAATGGAtattggtgttttcattgtaatagttggaataaggggtaccactcttgtatgcttggaaagcattcacttgttcacttgttcccctacatttactttggtcatgtcctaaagttccacaactctcacatactccacttggacttgatgaagatgccaccatggcattaacatgttgcttaggtgatttggaggcttctacaagcttagccatagccttatcaaactttaaattaatggtatcaatatgagcactaagttgagcgcCCAATTGCGTaacagagtccacttcatgctttcctcctctagtagccttccgaggtctactatattgtgtgttatggaccgccatttccttaatcttgttccatgtttgattatcatcaacttcggtaaacataccatttgatcccagattgagaatgtttcgggagtcttcatatagaccattccaaaattgttttacaaggaaccactcgctaagtccatgatgtggACAAGATCGGCAAGTATCCTttaatctctcccatgcttcatacaaagattcctcatccctttgtttgaacccggtgatttgggttCTCAATATgatagtcttttccggaggatagaatttcttgtagaaagcgagtgccaatttcttccaagagtcaataccaagagtagccttaattatctaggctcttcaaccattgtttcgcggaactaatcaaagaaaaaggaaataagacccatcgaatttggtcttgagtcactccggtttgagaaatcgcatcacaatagtcacaaaaagtctccatatgagaatgagggtcttcactaggcatcccccccaaattgacttctctcaactaattgtataaatgcggattttgcaatgaaattaccggtcaaatgttgtggtgtgggagtgccatttggtaggttctccttggttggtacggaatgtgatgaaaatttaggcattgtgggttgattttgtggttggttatatgttgggttatcctctccttctcttgcaaaagggttgatgaactcaatgttatttggttgaatgtccacaatctcaccaatatctctcaaagtatttctagcaagtcttctattgttggtcaaagttctttcaatttcaagctcaatgggtaacaagttacctgtgatctcctagacatgcaaaatatcaaacaacttgaaaatatttagaataaaccttgaggagtttgacatCCCCAAGGTAAAAAAAggcacaactaaaaacaatcaaagaaaatcaaatcaagttaacaccgtccccggcaacggcgccatttttggtcgtgtatagatttcggttacttgtcgttaagagttacctagaccaaaacaatatttataacttcacaaaataCTCTACTtttagcaaagaggtaagtaaaggtcgtatcccaagggacgagtattgatgtaggattttcgattgcaaatggttatgtctaagggtgtcacaatttgggttgaggtagaaGATCAACTAatctaaataacaatgtaaacaaaataatgaaagcaagcaagatgattaaaatgagatgtaaacaattgattaaaagcattagggtgtcatgggttcatagaggattcatgggatttgatcatacaaacatattttctactagatgcaagcaattattgttgtgatgggatcgagttagtgtatatcttacaatccataagaaggtttgggtgccggagctgaatcgattagattttacaacacctacaagtcgacttaatcctccctatccaactatatgcatggtctaatgagactcgagttggtttatgtcctacaagtctcattgaaaaggtaagtgatgggtaaaaaattcaaggattcataggctcgcatttcatcaaacataacatgtgcataagttgaaatcacaacaagcaagcaaattaattatgaaaacatattagattaagcatgaatcaatctccATGTTGgcttcccctaattccccattaactctagttaaggaaactactcactcattatgaAGTTTAACATggtaacaaggttgtcaatc is a window encoding:
- the LOC141651870 gene encoding uncharacterized protein LOC141651870; protein product: MPHPAQNWAKLVWNNWNTPKNSLITWITLQEGLNIKDKLFKIGCNNDDHCCCCDSMPETKEHLFIYCAYRRKIRGKLEQWLGRPMPAVNDMVAGNTGSVQWKIMAVVMNAYNYNVWLQRNNARINNFLTRPEIVAKQIKEEARRRIKFKAGPNMDQVSLAMLSNLGL